One Primulina huaijiensis isolate GDHJ02 chromosome 8, ASM1229523v2, whole genome shotgun sequence genomic region harbors:
- the LOC140982796 gene encoding uncharacterized aarF domain-containing protein kinase At5g05200, chloroplastic isoform X1 has product MAAVTVFRGVAHGGLPLFQNSQLPIFISGNPKRKLKCCPKKLILVARYSQSSQDAFTSRLQDRIEKFPKLVEDIVQTSINTGPRGALRLAQGIQAVIGVGSEWLADASKVANTSTGLQTELRLGLLSPLYLRKLFERMGATYIKLGQFIASAPTVFPPEYVQEFQYCFDRAPPVPFQEIQVILREELGKPVDAVFEYVDPTPIASASIAQVHGARIRNTGEDVVIKVLKPGIEDVLVADLNFVYVFARILEFLSPDLSRASLVAIVKDIRESMLDEVDFKKEAANIESFRKYLEAMGLTRQATAPKVYQQYTSRRVLTMERLYGVPLTDLNSISSLVLDPEISLITALNVWFGSLLACETFHADVHAGNLWVLRDGRIGFLDFGIVGRISPKTWAAMEVFLASIATEEYDAMASSLIQMGATNKDVDSKAFARDLEMIFSSIQDLDTQIVVATAREPNRNSTAVSANLLVDDRQMNALFLDVVRVSESYGLRFPREFALLMKQLLYFDRYTRLLAPNMNMLRDQRITIVSNQKSRSIYQ; this is encoded by the exons ATGGCGGCGGTTACGGTTTTCAGAGGCGTGGCACACGGCGGCTTGCCTCTGTTTCAAAATTCTCAG TTGCCTATATTCATATCAGGTAATCCGAAGAGAAAGCTTAAATGTTGCCCTAAAAAGTTGATTCTCGTTGCTCGATATTCGCAGTCGTCGCAGGATGCATTTACCTCTCGTCTTCAAG ACCGCATTGAAAAGTTTCCAAAACTCGTGGAGGATATAGTCCAGACATCCATAAATACGGGGCCTCGCGGAGCTCTCAGGCTAGCTCAAGGTATACAAGCAGTGATTGGTGTGGGTAGTGAGTGGCTGGCTGATGCATCAAAG GTAGCAAACACTTCCACTGGATTACAGACTGAATTACGGCTTGGATTATTATCACCCCTTTATCTGAGGAAATTATTTGAACGCATGGGAGCAACATATATTAAATTGGGTCAG TTTATAGCATCTGCACCTACGGTGTTTCCACCAGAATATGTCCAGGAGTTCCAATACTGCTTTGACAGAGCACCTCCGGTTCCTTTTCAAGAGATTCAAGTGATTTTGCGTGAGGAATTGGGCAAACCCGTTGATGCTGTCTTCGAGTATGTTGATCCCACCCCTATTGCATCTGCTTCCATAGCACAG gttcATGGTGCTAGGATAAGAAATACCGGAGAGGATGTAGTGATAAAGGTGCTAAAGCCAGGAATAGAAGATGTCCTTGTGGCAGATTTGAACTTTGTGTATGTTTTTGCTCGCATCTTGGAATTCTTGAGTCCTGACCTGAGCCGAGCATCTCTG GTTGCTATTGTCAAAGATATAAGGGAGTCGATGCTTGATGAAGTCGACTTTAAGAAGGAAGCTGCAAATATCGAGTCTTTTAGGAAATATCTAGAAGCTATGGGACTGACCAGGCAAGCTACGGCTCCAAAAGTGTACCAGCAGTATACTAGTAGACGGGTTCTCACAATGGAGAGGCTCTATGGTGTGCCTCTCACAGATTTGAATTCCATAAGCTCACTTGTGTTAGATCCAGAGATTAGTCTCATAACGGCGTTGAATGTGTG GTTTGGTAGCTTGCTTGCCTGTGAAACATTTCATGCGGATGTACATGCGGGCAATTTATGGGTACTGCGTGATGGCCGCATTGGCTTTCTAGACTTTG GAATTGTTGGGCGGATTTCCCCAAAAACATGGGCTGCGATGGAAGTATTTCTGGCATCGATAGCAACTGAAGAATATGATGCCATGGCTTCTTCATTGATCCAGATGGGCGCTACGAACAAAGATGTAGATTCAAAGGCCTTTGCAAGAGATTTGGAAATGATATTTTCCTCTATACAG GATTTGGATACACAGATTGTTGTTGCTACGGCCAGAGAACCAAACAGAAATTCAACAGCTGTTTCTGCCAATCTTCTTGTTGATGACAGGCAAATGAATGCGCTGTTTCTTGATGTG GTTAGAGTTAGTGAATCATATGGGCTGAGATTTCCCCGAGAATTCGCACTTCTCATGAAGCAGCTTCTTTATTTTGATCGGTACACACGACTACTAGCTCCCAATATGAACATGTTACGGGATCAGAGGATCACCATTGTTTCAAATCAAAAAAGCAGAAGCATATACCAGTGA
- the LOC140982796 gene encoding uncharacterized aarF domain-containing protein kinase At5g05200, chloroplastic isoform X2, producing MHLPLVFKCFSIMELVWFRLTTDRIEKFPKLVEDIVQTSINTGPRGALRLAQGIQAVIGVGSEWLADASKVANTSTGLQTELRLGLLSPLYLRKLFERMGATYIKLGQFIASAPTVFPPEYVQEFQYCFDRAPPVPFQEIQVILREELGKPVDAVFEYVDPTPIASASIAQVHGARIRNTGEDVVIKVLKPGIEDVLVADLNFVYVFARILEFLSPDLSRASLVAIVKDIRESMLDEVDFKKEAANIESFRKYLEAMGLTRQATAPKVYQQYTSRRVLTMERLYGVPLTDLNSISSLVLDPEISLITALNVWFGSLLACETFHADVHAGNLWVLRDGRIGFLDFGIVGRISPKTWAAMEVFLASIATEEYDAMASSLIQMGATNKDVDSKAFARDLEMIFSSIQDLDTQIVVATAREPNRNSTAVSANLLVDDRQMNALFLDVVRVSESYGLRFPREFALLMKQLLYFDRYTRLLAPNMNMLRDQRITIVSNQKSRSIYQ from the exons ATGCATTTACCTCTCGTCTTCAAG TGTTTTAGTATAATGGAGCTCGTATGGTTCCGTCTTACCACAGACCGCATTGAAAAGTTTCCAAAACTCGTGGAGGATATAGTCCAGACATCCATAAATACGGGGCCTCGCGGAGCTCTCAGGCTAGCTCAAGGTATACAAGCAGTGATTGGTGTGGGTAGTGAGTGGCTGGCTGATGCATCAAAG GTAGCAAACACTTCCACTGGATTACAGACTGAATTACGGCTTGGATTATTATCACCCCTTTATCTGAGGAAATTATTTGAACGCATGGGAGCAACATATATTAAATTGGGTCAG TTTATAGCATCTGCACCTACGGTGTTTCCACCAGAATATGTCCAGGAGTTCCAATACTGCTTTGACAGAGCACCTCCGGTTCCTTTTCAAGAGATTCAAGTGATTTTGCGTGAGGAATTGGGCAAACCCGTTGATGCTGTCTTCGAGTATGTTGATCCCACCCCTATTGCATCTGCTTCCATAGCACAG gttcATGGTGCTAGGATAAGAAATACCGGAGAGGATGTAGTGATAAAGGTGCTAAAGCCAGGAATAGAAGATGTCCTTGTGGCAGATTTGAACTTTGTGTATGTTTTTGCTCGCATCTTGGAATTCTTGAGTCCTGACCTGAGCCGAGCATCTCTG GTTGCTATTGTCAAAGATATAAGGGAGTCGATGCTTGATGAAGTCGACTTTAAGAAGGAAGCTGCAAATATCGAGTCTTTTAGGAAATATCTAGAAGCTATGGGACTGACCAGGCAAGCTACGGCTCCAAAAGTGTACCAGCAGTATACTAGTAGACGGGTTCTCACAATGGAGAGGCTCTATGGTGTGCCTCTCACAGATTTGAATTCCATAAGCTCACTTGTGTTAGATCCAGAGATTAGTCTCATAACGGCGTTGAATGTGTG GTTTGGTAGCTTGCTTGCCTGTGAAACATTTCATGCGGATGTACATGCGGGCAATTTATGGGTACTGCGTGATGGCCGCATTGGCTTTCTAGACTTTG GAATTGTTGGGCGGATTTCCCCAAAAACATGGGCTGCGATGGAAGTATTTCTGGCATCGATAGCAACTGAAGAATATGATGCCATGGCTTCTTCATTGATCCAGATGGGCGCTACGAACAAAGATGTAGATTCAAAGGCCTTTGCAAGAGATTTGGAAATGATATTTTCCTCTATACAG GATTTGGATACACAGATTGTTGTTGCTACGGCCAGAGAACCAAACAGAAATTCAACAGCTGTTTCTGCCAATCTTCTTGTTGATGACAGGCAAATGAATGCGCTGTTTCTTGATGTG GTTAGAGTTAGTGAATCATATGGGCTGAGATTTCCCCGAGAATTCGCACTTCTCATGAAGCAGCTTCTTTATTTTGATCGGTACACACGACTACTAGCTCCCAATATGAACATGTTACGGGATCAGAGGATCACCATTGTTTCAAATCAAAAAAGCAGAAGCATATACCAGTGA
- the LOC140982796 gene encoding uncharacterized aarF domain-containing protein kinase At5g05200, chloroplastic isoform X3: MELVWFRLTTDRIEKFPKLVEDIVQTSINTGPRGALRLAQGIQAVIGVGSEWLADASKVANTSTGLQTELRLGLLSPLYLRKLFERMGATYIKLGQFIASAPTVFPPEYVQEFQYCFDRAPPVPFQEIQVILREELGKPVDAVFEYVDPTPIASASIAQVHGARIRNTGEDVVIKVLKPGIEDVLVADLNFVYVFARILEFLSPDLSRASLVAIVKDIRESMLDEVDFKKEAANIESFRKYLEAMGLTRQATAPKVYQQYTSRRVLTMERLYGVPLTDLNSISSLVLDPEISLITALNVWFGSLLACETFHADVHAGNLWVLRDGRIGFLDFGIVGRISPKTWAAMEVFLASIATEEYDAMASSLIQMGATNKDVDSKAFARDLEMIFSSIQDLDTQIVVATAREPNRNSTAVSANLLVDDRQMNALFLDVVRVSESYGLRFPREFALLMKQLLYFDRYTRLLAPNMNMLRDQRITIVSNQKSRSIYQ, encoded by the exons ATGGAGCTCGTATGGTTCCGTCTTACCACAGACCGCATTGAAAAGTTTCCAAAACTCGTGGAGGATATAGTCCAGACATCCATAAATACGGGGCCTCGCGGAGCTCTCAGGCTAGCTCAAGGTATACAAGCAGTGATTGGTGTGGGTAGTGAGTGGCTGGCTGATGCATCAAAG GTAGCAAACACTTCCACTGGATTACAGACTGAATTACGGCTTGGATTATTATCACCCCTTTATCTGAGGAAATTATTTGAACGCATGGGAGCAACATATATTAAATTGGGTCAG TTTATAGCATCTGCACCTACGGTGTTTCCACCAGAATATGTCCAGGAGTTCCAATACTGCTTTGACAGAGCACCTCCGGTTCCTTTTCAAGAGATTCAAGTGATTTTGCGTGAGGAATTGGGCAAACCCGTTGATGCTGTCTTCGAGTATGTTGATCCCACCCCTATTGCATCTGCTTCCATAGCACAG gttcATGGTGCTAGGATAAGAAATACCGGAGAGGATGTAGTGATAAAGGTGCTAAAGCCAGGAATAGAAGATGTCCTTGTGGCAGATTTGAACTTTGTGTATGTTTTTGCTCGCATCTTGGAATTCTTGAGTCCTGACCTGAGCCGAGCATCTCTG GTTGCTATTGTCAAAGATATAAGGGAGTCGATGCTTGATGAAGTCGACTTTAAGAAGGAAGCTGCAAATATCGAGTCTTTTAGGAAATATCTAGAAGCTATGGGACTGACCAGGCAAGCTACGGCTCCAAAAGTGTACCAGCAGTATACTAGTAGACGGGTTCTCACAATGGAGAGGCTCTATGGTGTGCCTCTCACAGATTTGAATTCCATAAGCTCACTTGTGTTAGATCCAGAGATTAGTCTCATAACGGCGTTGAATGTGTG GTTTGGTAGCTTGCTTGCCTGTGAAACATTTCATGCGGATGTACATGCGGGCAATTTATGGGTACTGCGTGATGGCCGCATTGGCTTTCTAGACTTTG GAATTGTTGGGCGGATTTCCCCAAAAACATGGGCTGCGATGGAAGTATTTCTGGCATCGATAGCAACTGAAGAATATGATGCCATGGCTTCTTCATTGATCCAGATGGGCGCTACGAACAAAGATGTAGATTCAAAGGCCTTTGCAAGAGATTTGGAAATGATATTTTCCTCTATACAG GATTTGGATACACAGATTGTTGTTGCTACGGCCAGAGAACCAAACAGAAATTCAACAGCTGTTTCTGCCAATCTTCTTGTTGATGACAGGCAAATGAATGCGCTGTTTCTTGATGTG GTTAGAGTTAGTGAATCATATGGGCTGAGATTTCCCCGAGAATTCGCACTTCTCATGAAGCAGCTTCTTTATTTTGATCGGTACACACGACTACTAGCTCCCAATATGAACATGTTACGGGATCAGAGGATCACCATTGTTTCAAATCAAAAAAGCAGAAGCATATACCAGTGA